The nucleotide sequence AGTAAAACCAGAAAGTGTTAAACCTGAAAATGCAAAACCTGATACAATCACACAACCTGAAAATGCAGCCGGTTTAAATACAAAGTCAGCTGGAGAATTGCCAAGTCTTTTAAGTACTGTGGGAGGCCCAACATGTAAAGCCGTAATGCCTCAAATGAAGTATTCAGAAGATGATGATAATGAATATACAGAAGCTGATTCACTGCAATATCAACAAATTCGTGCTTATAATAAAGAACACCACAAGGTAGTTTACCAAGATGGTACATATCAATTTGCAAATGGTCAGGTTGTTTTAGCACGTAGAAAACTTGATCTTTATACGAATGTTCCATTGAATTGTAATGGAAGTAGTGTGGGTACTGGCAACATCGTAAGAGTGAGAATAACCTCAAATGAGATTGCTTCAGTGAGTAAGCGATTTTGTGGCGGTACTGAAATATTTAAAAGAGATTTAAGTATTGTTGCAAAAGGGCCCACCGATAGAAGCCCAATATTAAGCGATTTGAGCAGTGAGATGCTTTCATTTACGAAGTAATAGAACTTGTAAAATTATGATGCTTTTAAAACTCCAGATAACCAGTTTGGAGTTTTTTTTTGCCTTCTTGAGCATTGAAGTATACTCTTTTTAAATATGTTAAATGAGTTAGATCAGATCACTATTCAATGGCTTGGGCTTATGGATTACGAGGTAGCCCTAGAGGCTCAAATACGGGCTGCAGAGCGTGTGCGTGCGGGCAGTGTGCCCTGTGTTATGGCGCTTCATCATCATGCTGTGGTGACTTTAGGTAAAAGAGGTCAAGCACTGTCTGATCTCCTGGTTTCATTAGAAACTATGCGTGAAAAAAACATTAGAATCGTAGCAACTGACCGTGGCGGTCAAGCCACTTTCCATAATCCAGGACAATTGGTTTTGTACCCAATTTTACCACTGGCTCAATGGGGTTTTGGTGTTCGAGATTATGTTGAATGTTTGGAGCGCGCGACAGCTTATTTTTGTGCAGAATTTGGTATCGAAGTTACCCGCGGTTATGAACCTGGTCTTTGGGTTGATGGTAAAAAAACAGCAGCCTTTGGAATTCGAATTGATCGTGGCGTGAGTATGCACGGAGTATCTATAAACTTGTTTAATGATTTAGAATATTTTTCACTTATCAGGCAGTGTGGGCAGTCAGTTACTGCTACTAATTTGAGTCAAGAAATGTCAAAGTTTATGCCTGAAATTCCCGCTTGGGATATGACTGCTTGTGCAAATCTTTGGCTCGATCATTTTAAAGCTCAAGTCAAAGCGTTGATTGATAATAAAAATTTACCTGAATATGAAGTGCAAACCACAGTACCTGAAGTGGTAAACCAATTTTCTCAAGCCATGAAAGAAGCGTTACAAGCTGAGGCTCTATTTGAAGACACGCCTAGTCTGGTAGAACTTGAGAATGTCATAGAAAAAACTCCAGAAATCGAGTCTTGACGAAGCCCCATAAAAGCCATTACAACAAATGCTTTTAGCCTTTACGCGCGTAGCTCAGTTGGTTAGAGCGCCACCTTGACATGGTGGAGGTCGTTGGTTCGAGCCCAATCGTGCGTACCATTTTAATTTCGAAAAATTTAACTTTTCAATTTATATAAGAATTAAAGAAATTGCTGAGGAATCAATTTAT is from Oligoflexia bacterium and encodes:
- the lipB gene encoding lipoyl(octanoyl) transferase LipB; the encoded protein is MLNELDQITIQWLGLMDYEVALEAQIRAAERVRAGSVPCVMALHHHAVVTLGKRGQALSDLLVSLETMREKNIRIVATDRGGQATFHNPGQLVLYPILPLAQWGFGVRDYVECLERATAYFCAEFGIEVTRGYEPGLWVDGKKTAAFGIRIDRGVSMHGVSINLFNDLEYFSLIRQCGQSVTATNLSQEMSKFMPEIPAWDMTACANLWLDHFKAQVKALIDNKNLPEYEVQTTVPEVVNQFSQAMKEALQAEALFEDTPSLVELENVIEKTPEIES